A stretch of Lactuca sativa cultivar Salinas chromosome 6, Lsat_Salinas_v11, whole genome shotgun sequence DNA encodes these proteins:
- the LOC111914105 gene encoding cytochrome P450 CYP82D47 codes for MLKNELTRIIYLVVYDRVPSYQLALESPQVSLLHPYHSKKIIMDLLLSFITFTATISCFLFFGHLAWIRSGANYTSSKGLAKTAPEAPGSWPIIGHLYLLSGSQVPHKLLGSMAHKFGPIFTIKLGVNRVLVVSNAEMAKECLTTNDRVFATRPKSMATELMGYNYANFALSPQVSYWREIRKIVVLELASHHRLQMLSQIRASELKSSITDLYKDWKTNKGSSETIKVDMKQWFRNLILNMTVRVIFGNRFSPGEQKEVEFKKSIRWFSELLGAFVPSDAIPWLRWMDIGGYEKKMKKTAKELDVVIEGWLEEHRKKMNSTQHVDEREEEEEAFMSALLSRVKELKKDLFGFSTDAIVKATCLALLAAASDTTTATLTWGLALLVSNPVVLKKAQEEIEKHVGRDRMVEESDLKNLVYLQAIIKETMRLYPAGPLSVPHESTDDCIIGGYTVPKGTRLFVNIWKIQHDPEIWEDPFEFIPERFFTSKKEIDVKGQHFELIPFGSGRRICLGMSIGLKSLQLILANIIHGFEFKNPSSEAVDMTESPGLTNLKATPLELLIAPRILPDFNLVPP; via the exons ATGTTGAAAAACGAACTAACAAGAATCATTTATCTAGTGGTGTATGATAGGGTCCCCAGCTATCAACTAGCATTAGAATCGCCTCAAGTTTCATTACTTCATCCATATCACTCCAAAAAGATAATCATGGATTTACTTCTATCATTCATAACCTTTACAGCAACTATATCTTGTTTCCTGTTTTTTGGTCATCTGGCGTGGATAAGAAGTGGAGCTAATTACACGAGCAGCAAAGGATTAGCAAAGACAGCACCTGAAGCACCAGGCTCATGGCCGATAATTGGTCACCTCTATCTTTTATCTGGTTCTCAAGTTCCTCACAAACTCTTAGGCTCTATGGCCCACAAGTTTGGACCAATATTCACCATCAAACTTGGGGTTAATCGAGTCCTAGTTGTGAGCAATGCAGAAATGGCTAAAGAGTGCCTAACCACAAACGATAGAGTCTTTGCAACTAGACCAAAGTCCATGGCAACTGAGCTGATGGGCTACAACTATGCTAATTTCGCTCTTTCACCACAAGTATCATACTGGCGTGAGATACGGAAGATAGTTGTTCTTGAACTTGCCTCTCATCATCGCCTTCAAATGCTTTCACAAATCCGAGCCTCTGAATTGAAGTCATCCATTACAGATTTGTATAAAGATTGGAAGACAAATAAAGGGTCATCTGAAACGATAAAGGTTGATATGAAACAGTGGTTCAGGAACTTGATTCTAAACATGACTGTGAGGGTGATCTTTGGGAACCGATTTTCACCTGGAGAACAAAAGGAAGTTGAATTTAAGAAATCCATTAGATGGTTTTCAGAACTATTGGGCGCGTTTGTACCTTCTGATGCCATTCCATGGTTGAGGTGGATGGATATAGGAGGGTatgagaagaagatgaagaagacagCTAAAGAATTGGATGTTGTAATTGAAGGATGGTTAGAAGAGCATAGAAAGAAGATGAACTCAACACAACATGTAGATGagagggaagaagaagaagaagccttCATGTCCGCTTTGTTGTCTCGTGTTAAAGAACTTAAAAAGGATCTTTTTGGCTTCAGCACTGATGCGATTGTGAAAGCTACATGCTTG GCACTTTTAGCTGCAGCCAGCGATACCACAACAGCGACTCTAACATGGGGTTTAGCTTTACTGGTCAGCAACCCTGTTGTGTTAAAGAAAGCCCAAGAAGAGATCGAGAAGCATGTAGGACGAGATAGAATGGTTGAAGAGTCGGACTTGAAGAACTTGGTCTATCTTCAAGCCATTATCAAAGAAACAATGCGACTTTACCCAGCTGGGCCACTTTCTGTTCCTCATGAGTCTACAGATGACTGCATCATAGGTGGTTACACTGTTCCTAAAGGGACTCGACTTTTCGTAAATATTTGGAAGATTCAACATGATCCTGAAATATGGGAAGATCCATTTGAATTCATACCCGAGAGATTCTTCACAAGCAAAAAGGAAATTGATGTGAAGGGTCAACATTTTGAGTTGATTCCATTTGGTAGTGGTAGAAGAATATGCTTGGGAATGTCTATAGGGCTAAAATCTTTGCAGTTGATATTGGCTAATATCATACATGGATTTGAGTTCAAAAATCCATCGTCTGAAGCGGTTGACATGACTGAAAGCCCTGGATTGACAAATCTCAAAGCCACTCCACTTGAGCTTTTAATTGCCCCACGGATATTGCCGGATTTTAACTTAGTGCCACCATAG
- the LOC111914104 gene encoding cytochrome P450 CYP82D47: MDLLLSFITFTATISCFLFFGHLAWIRSGANYTSSKGLAKTAPEAPGSWPIIGHLYLLSGSQVPHKLLGSMAHKFGPIFTIKLGVNRVLVVSNAEMAKECLTTNDRVFATRPKSMATELMGYNYANFALSPHVSYWREIRKIVVLELASHHRLQMLSQIRASELKSSITDLYKDWKTNKGSSETIKVDMKQWFGNLILNMTMRVIFGNRFSHGEQKEDEFKISIRRLSELLGAFVPSDAIPWLRWMDIGGYEKKMKKTAKELDVVIEGWLEEHRKKMNSTQHVDEREEEEEAFMSALLSRVKEVKKDLPGFSTDVIVKATCLALLAAATDTTTITLTWGLALLVNNPVVLKKAQEEIEKHVGRDRMVEESDLKNLVYLQAIINETMRLYPAAPLSVPHESTQDCIVGGYTVPKGTRLLVNIWKIQHDPEIWEDPFEFIPERFFTSKKDIDIKGQHFELIPFGSGRRMCLGISFAVNALQLILANIIHGFEFKNPSSEAVDMTESPGLTNLKATPLELLIAPRILPDFNLVPP; this comes from the exons ATGGATTTACTTCTATCATTCATAACCTTTACAGCAACTATATCTTGTTTCCTGTTTTTTGGTCATCTGGCGTGGATAAGAAGTGGAGCTAATTACACGAGCAGCAAAGGATTAGCAAAGACAGCACCTGAAGCACCAGGCTCATGGCCGATAATTGGTCACCTCTATCTTTTATCTGGTTCTCAAGTTCCTCACAAACTCTTAGGCTCTATGGCCCACAAGTTTGGACCAATATTCACCATCAAACTTGGGGTTAATCGAGTCCTAGTTGTGAGCAATGCAGAAATGGCTAAAGAGTGCCTAACCACAAACGATAGAGTCTTTGCAACCAGACCAAAGTCAATGGCAACTGAGCTGATGGGCTATAATTATGCTAATTTCGCCCTTTCACCACATGTATCATACTGGCGTGAGATACGGAAGATAGTTGTTCTTGAACTTGCCTCTCATCATCGCCTTCAAATGCTTTCACAAATCCGAGCCTCCGAATTGAAGTCATCCATTACAGACTTGTATAAAGATTGGAAGACAAATAAAGGGTCTTCTGAAACGATAAAGGTTGATATGAAACAGTGGTTCGGAAACTTGATTCTAAACATGACTATGAGGGTGATCTTTGGGAACCGATTTTCACATGGCGAACAAAAGGAAGATGAATTTAAGATTTCCATTAGGCGGTTGTCAGAACTATTGGGTGCGTTTGTGCCATCTGATGCCATTCCATGGTTGAGGTGGATGGATATAGGAGGGTatgagaagaagatgaagaagacagCTAAAGAATTGGATGTTGTAATTGAAGGATGGTTAGAAGAGCATAGAAAGAAGATGAACTCAACACAACATGTAGATGagagggaagaagaagaagaagccttCATGTCCGCTTTGTTGTCTCGTGTTAAAGAAGTTAAAAAGGATCTTCCTGGCTTCAGCACTGATGTGATTGTGAAAGCTACATGTTTG GCACTTTTAGCTGCAGCAACCGATACTACAACAATTACTCTAACATGGGGTTTAGCTTTACTAGTCAACAACCCTGTTGTGTTAAAGAAAGCCCAAGAAGAGATCGAGAAGCATGTAGGACGAGATAGAATGGTTGAAGAGTCGGATTTGAAGAACTTGGTCTATCTTCAAGCCATTATCAATGAAACAATGCGACTTTACCCAGCTGCGCCACTTTCTGTTCCTCATGAGTCTACACAAGACTGCATCGTAGGTGGTTACACTGTTCCTAAAGGGACTCGACTTTTGGTAAATATTTGGAAGATTCAACACGATCCTGAAATATGGGAAGATCCATTTGAATTCATACCCGAGAGATTCTTCACAAGCAAAAAGGATATCGATATCAAGGGTCAACATTTTGAGTTGATTCCATTTGGTAGTGGTAGAAGAATGTGCTTGGGAATCTCGTTCGCTGTAAATGCTTTGCAATTGATATTGGCCAATATCATACATGGATTTGAGTTCAAAAATCCATCATCTGAAGCGGTTGACATGACTGAAAGCCCTGGATTGACAAATCTCAAAGCCACTCCACTTGAGCTTTTAATTGCCCCACGGATATTGCCGGATTTTAACTTAGTGCCACCATAG
- the LOC111914106 gene encoding ESCRT-related protein CHMP1B: protein MGSRQAEKLMNQIMELKFTAKSLQRQARKCEKDEKSEKLKVKKAIEKGNMDGARIYAENAIRKRNEQMNYLRLSSRLDAVVARLDTQAKMTTISKSMSGIVKSLESTLATGNLQKMSETMDQFEKQFVNMEVQAEFMESSMAGSTSLSTPEGEVNSLMHQVADDYGLEVSVGLPQAAGHAVPVKNTEKVDEDDLSRRLADLKARG from the coding sequence ATGGGAAGCCGACAGGCCGAGAAGCTTATGAACCAGATCATGGAGCTCAAATTCACGGCCAAGAGCCTCCAACGTCAAGCAAGAAAATGCGAAAAAGATGAGAAATCCGAAAAACTCAAAGTAAAAAAGGCAATAGAAAAAGGTAACATGGACGGAGCTCGGATTTACGCCGAAAACGCCATTCGTAAACGCAACGAGCAGATGAATTACCTTCGTTTATCCTCCCGATTGGATGCTGTCGTTGCCAGGCTTGATACTCAGGCGAAAATGACCACGATCAGTAAATCCATGTCGGGGATCGTCAAGTCCTTGGAGTCAACGCTAGCTACAGGGAACTTACAGAAGATGTCGGAAACGATGGATCAGTTCGAGAAACAGTTTGTGAATATGGAGGTGCAGGCTGAGTTTATGGAGAGTTCGATGGCTGGAAGTACTTCGCTTTCGACTCCGGAAGGGGAGGTTAATAGCTTGATGCACCAAGTGGCTGATGATTATGGTCTTGAGGTGTCGGTTGGATTGCCTCAGGCGGCTGGTCATGCTGTGCCGGTGAAGAATACAGAAAAGGTCGACGAGGATGATCTATCCCGGCGTCTTGCGGATCTCAAAGCTCGTGGGTAA